In Fundidesulfovibrio magnetotacticus, a single window of DNA contains:
- a CDS encoding TSUP family transporter, giving the protein MSARVFVFLLLAAWLAAASAHAAPGGKPGNLAELQDAITRSVAANKDSVVSVKARKKAATQGGGEIWYESIGTGVVVDERGYILTNSHVVRGGEGILAGFWRQGAQEVAAVIVDEDPQLDLALLRVTPPVDLRKAVFGDSTRLAQGDWVVALGCPLGYEFSASFGIISALQRDLSIDGVAYRNMLQTDADINQGNSGGPLLDLNGRIAGINVAIYSPDNAYTGVGFVIPANKARNFVSQTVGVVSAIPAAQVTPALPAMPAPVLPQVQPNPQRLSAQPDQSVAQLPSAQATPEAPAPATTPQPGGAPGQWTALPAAQTAVAQPQTGAASTPSPTAQDQWTPLPDAQQGPSQSTVQQAPAPAAPLQQAAAQAPAAPAADPAKLLPLDVTKKMPKDATHKDYPPCATCHVVTKKSVVNINKPMPHPQLGSCSTCHDIIQEKVAQGPVTVAWERVIERVPAASWVPASHVSACLWLLLAALAAMAIRLDPGLLGVPTLLLMGYDVVTAIQAGLALSAATGLVAMLRSGVKGMIDLRLIGAVAPLAILFAFAGGIGLRFLPGQTIPMALAAVLMATALLQLSDLRLASALAGKDAGGLAWRKTCDGHEYAVGLGMCALITMPAALAGAMTGTGGVWLFMPLFVTVFRTPMPMAEAASSVLAVCVGLAGLLGASIGTAQPSLPLLGAVACAAATGALAGLVSGTFRHGRAARLCGFTLLVFAALGLTARIMGYL; this is encoded by the coding sequence ATGTCCGCCCGGGTTTTCGTTTTCCTGCTGCTTGCGGCGTGGCTCGCTGCCGCGTCGGCGCACGCGGCCCCGGGCGGCAAGCCTGGCAACCTCGCGGAGCTGCAGGACGCCATCACGCGAAGCGTGGCGGCCAACAAGGACTCCGTCGTCAGCGTCAAGGCCCGCAAAAAGGCCGCGACCCAGGGCGGAGGCGAAATCTGGTACGAAAGCATAGGAACGGGTGTCGTAGTGGACGAGCGCGGTTACATCCTGACAAACTCCCACGTCGTGCGCGGCGGGGAGGGCATCCTTGCGGGCTTCTGGCGGCAAGGGGCTCAGGAGGTTGCCGCAGTGATCGTGGACGAAGACCCCCAGCTGGACCTGGCGCTGCTGCGCGTCACCCCGCCCGTCGACCTGCGCAAGGCCGTGTTCGGCGATTCCACCCGCCTCGCCCAGGGTGACTGGGTGGTGGCCCTGGGCTGCCCGCTCGGATACGAATTCTCGGCAAGCTTCGGCATCATAAGCGCCCTGCAGCGCGACCTGAGCATCGACGGCGTGGCCTACAGGAACATGCTCCAGACCGACGCCGACATCAACCAGGGCAACAGCGGCGGCCCGCTCCTCGATCTGAACGGCAGGATCGCCGGCATCAACGTGGCCATCTACTCGCCCGACAACGCCTATACGGGCGTGGGCTTCGTCATCCCCGCCAACAAGGCCCGCAATTTCGTCTCGCAGACCGTGGGCGTGGTTTCAGCCATCCCCGCAGCGCAGGTGACCCCCGCCCTCCCGGCCATGCCTGCGCCTGTCCTGCCCCAGGTTCAACCGAATCCTCAGAGGCTGTCGGCGCAGCCCGACCAATCGGTTGCGCAGCTTCCGTCGGCGCAAGCAACGCCTGAAGCACCCGCTCCCGCCACGACGCCGCAGCCGGGCGGAGCCCCGGGCCAATGGACCGCACTGCCCGCCGCGCAGACCGCTGTCGCGCAGCCGCAGACAGGCGCGGCTTCCACGCCGAGCCCCACGGCGCAGGACCAGTGGACCCCGCTGCCCGACGCCCAGCAGGGCCCGAGCCAATCCACGGTCCAGCAGGCTCCGGCGCCTGCTGCACCCCTGCAGCAGGCGGCCGCGCAGGCTCCCGCCGCCCCGGCGGCCGACCCGGCCAAGCTCCTGCCCCTGGACGTGACCAAAAAGATGCCCAAGGACGCCACCCACAAGGACTACCCTCCTTGCGCCACCTGCCACGTGGTCACCAAGAAAAGCGTGGTGAACATCAACAAGCCCATGCCGCATCCGCAGCTCGGCTCCTGCTCCACCTGCCACGACATCATCCAGGAAAAAGTGGCCCAAGGCCCCGTGACCGTAGCCTGGGAACGGGTGATCGAGCGCGTTCCCGCGGCATCGTGGGTTCCCGCATCGCACGTGTCCGCCTGCCTGTGGCTTCTCCTGGCCGCTCTGGCCGCCATGGCCATCCGGCTCGACCCCGGCCTCCTGGGTGTTCCGACGCTTCTTCTCATGGGCTACGACGTGGTCACTGCCATCCAGGCGGGTCTCGCGCTGTCGGCCGCGACCGGCCTGGTCGCCATGCTGCGCTCAGGCGTGAAGGGCATGATCGACCTGCGCCTGATCGGAGCCGTTGCTCCGCTGGCCATCTTGTTCGCCTTCGCAGGCGGCATCGGCCTTCGCTTCCTGCCCGGGCAGACCATCCCGATGGCTCTTGCGGCCGTGCTCATGGCGACCGCGCTCCTGCAACTCTCCGACTTGCGCCTGGCCTCTGCACTGGCCGGGAAGGACGCGGGCGGGCTGGCTTGGCGCAAAACGTGCGACGGCCACGAATACGCCGTCGGCCTGGGCATGTGCGCTCTCATCACCATGCCTGCGGCACTGGCGGGCGCCATGACCGGCACCGGGGGAGTCTGGCTGTTCATGCCGCTCTTCGTCACGGTGTTCAGAACGCCGATGCCCATGGCTGAGGCCGCAAGCTCGGTTCTCGCCGTGTGCGTGGGCCTCGCGGGCTTGCTCGGCGCGTCCATCGGCACGGCGCAGCCCTCCTTGCCCTTGCTTGGGGCGGTGGCCTGCGCCGCGGCCACAGGGGCGCTGGCGGGCCTTGTTTCAGGCACCTTCCGGCATGGCCGGGCCGCGCGCCTGTGCGGCTTCACCCTGCTCGTTTTCGCCGCGCTTGGCCTCACGGCGCGGATCATGGGTTACCTATGA
- a CDS encoding S1C family serine protease has product MKPLRNNTVRNLFWPGLFMLALLVSMLASNIAVFQNAPPLLPTPAAPIQMSAGTAPQQAMPQVQVPAPQLEAHRAVQEDVSQVIAAVMPAVVSVSRPGQAQDAQPAGPVTYLTPGGNPAAPAGSGIVVDERGYVLTTFQSVGKASVVKVTVFSGSQKEYLADVVGIDSTCDLALLKVRANKMFAAVPLGNSDAVNVGDIVFAVGNPFGFTGTVTMGIVSSASRQVTIQGVRYPDLIQTDAAINDGNNGGPLINIRGEVVGVNMATLMPDHKYSGIGFAAPINNAANLLSGRTR; this is encoded by the coding sequence ATGAAGCCACTTCGCAACAATACCGTCCGAAATCTCTTCTGGCCCGGCCTCTTCATGCTGGCGCTGCTGGTTTCCATGCTCGCCAGCAACATCGCGGTGTTTCAAAACGCGCCACCACTGCTGCCCACCCCCGCGGCACCCATCCAGATGTCGGCCGGAACCGCCCCGCAGCAGGCCATGCCGCAGGTCCAGGTCCCAGCGCCACAGCTTGAGGCCCACCGCGCGGTGCAGGAGGACGTCAGCCAGGTCATCGCGGCAGTCATGCCCGCCGTCGTCAGCGTGAGCAGACCCGGACAGGCGCAGGACGCGCAACCCGCGGGGCCGGTCACCTACCTGACGCCCGGCGGCAACCCGGCCGCTCCGGCTGGCTCCGGCATCGTGGTGGACGAGCGCGGCTACGTGCTGACCACGTTCCAGTCGGTGGGCAAGGCGAGCGTGGTCAAGGTGACTGTCTTCTCCGGCTCGCAAAAGGAGTACCTGGCCGATGTCGTGGGCATCGACTCCACTTGCGACCTGGCGCTTCTGAAGGTTCGCGCCAACAAGATGTTCGCCGCCGTGCCCCTCGGCAACTCCGACGCCGTAAACGTGGGCGACATCGTTTTCGCCGTGGGCAATCCCTTCGGCTTCACTGGAACGGTGACCATGGGCATCGTCAGCAGCGCCAGCCGCCAGGTGACCATCCAGGGCGTTCGCTACCCCGACCTGATCCAGACCGACGCGGCCATCAACGACGGCAACAACGGCGGCCCTCTCATCAACATCAGGGGCGAGGTCGTCGGGGTGAACATGGCGACGCTCATGCCGGACCACAAGTACTCCGGAATCGGCTTCGCCGCCCCCATCAACAATGCTGCCAACCTTCTCTCGGGAAGGACTCGCTGA
- a CDS encoding OadG family protein, which yields MQKSYRSVPGGQNTFIAIGVVFLILLAVVFFVLHKSTSKPQSPQAMVAAAVSDWFSPAPREWQPGMGPQPLIYHPAAQQQLVWEPLPGSPQAQKPKFETGWRALPGQQPAAPNVPGTPGTPGNGIRAYTGPVQ from the coding sequence ATGCAGAAATCGTATCGTAGCGTGCCCGGCGGCCAGAACACCTTCATAGCGATCGGGGTCGTGTTCCTGATTCTTCTGGCCGTGGTCTTCTTCGTGCTGCACAAGAGCACCAGCAAGCCGCAAAGCCCGCAGGCCATGGTCGCCGCGGCGGTGTCGGATTGGTTCTCGCCAGCGCCCAGGGAGTGGCAACCGGGCATGGGGCCTCAGCCGCTCATCTACCATCCCGCGGCGCAGCAGCAGCTGGTGTGGGAGCCCCTCCCCGGTTCGCCGCAGGCTCAGAAACCCAAATTCGAGACAGGATGGCGGGCCTTGCCCGGCCAGCAGCCTGCCGCGCCGAACGTGCCCGGAACGCCTGGGACGCCAGGAAACGGGATACGTGCCTACACGGGCCCGGTGCAATGA
- a CDS encoding magnetochrome domain-containing protein: MKQYENDFCMKQFKPAIAVMAALVIVIVGWTLWRLCPGSFITYTPVPAGKQQPALAAAKTPMGPPIDVNTKMTHADWGNCNKCHVTTGAAGPVSKVMTGPPVIISQKATHKYWGNCMLCHKVTDGWQANGKWIEPKAAPGAAAKAAGLPWMTAESLGLSVQPVTGAMMAKFSLAKEDALLVLDVAPGSLAEKADFKPGDEIVRVGKSPTATVSAFEAALNDFGAGDDVKFAVYTGKKSRNIIITLPKNLDPLFNQPSAQAKAVSPQAGLAGTPSAIVALAVNGSTLDSPVAQQFDNAPFFVLVDQVNRSYRFEANPNTGLAGRGVQTSQLMANLKAGGVIAGGFSPDATATLGNLRIVTYPGVTGTARQVIELYQAGALRAAQIPQVAPAPSAGASGRTVTLY; encoded by the coding sequence ATGAAGCAATATGAAAATGATTTCTGCATGAAGCAGTTCAAGCCCGCCATCGCCGTCATGGCCGCGCTCGTCATCGTGATTGTCGGCTGGACGCTGTGGAGGCTATGCCCTGGCTCGTTCATCACCTACACTCCCGTTCCCGCCGGGAAGCAGCAGCCCGCACTGGCGGCCGCCAAGACCCCCATGGGACCGCCCATCGACGTCAACACCAAGATGACCCACGCCGATTGGGGCAACTGCAACAAATGCCATGTCACCACCGGCGCCGCGGGTCCCGTCTCCAAGGTGATGACCGGGCCTCCCGTCATCATTTCGCAGAAGGCCACCCACAAGTACTGGGGCAACTGCATGCTCTGCCACAAGGTGACAGACGGCTGGCAGGCCAACGGCAAGTGGATCGAGCCCAAGGCGGCCCCCGGCGCCGCCGCCAAGGCCGCAGGCCTTCCCTGGATGACCGCCGAGTCGCTGGGCCTGAGCGTGCAGCCCGTAACCGGGGCCATGATGGCCAAGTTCAGCCTTGCCAAGGAGGACGCCCTGCTCGTGCTCGACGTGGCCCCCGGTTCGCTGGCCGAAAAGGCCGACTTTAAGCCCGGCGACGAGATCGTGCGGGTGGGCAAGTCCCCCACGGCCACCGTGTCCGCCTTTGAAGCCGCGCTCAACGACTTCGGCGCTGGCGACGACGTGAAGTTCGCGGTCTACACCGGCAAGAAATCGCGCAACATCATCATCACCCTGCCCAAGAACCTCGATCCGCTTTTCAACCAGCCCTCGGCGCAGGCGAAGGCCGTGTCCCCCCAGGCCGGCCTCGCCGGGACGCCCTCTGCCATCGTGGCCCTGGCGGTGAACGGCTCCACATTGGATTCGCCCGTGGCGCAGCAGTTCGACAACGCGCCCTTCTTCGTGCTGGTGGACCAGGTGAACCGTTCCTACCGGTTCGAGGCCAACCCCAACACGGGCCTTGCGGGACGCGGCGTTCAAACCAGTCAGCTCATGGCCAACCTGAAGGCGGGCGGCGTCATCGCGGGCGGATTCAGCCCGGACGCCACGGCGACGTTGGGCAACCTGCGTATCGTCACCTACCCCGGCGTCACCGGCACGGCCCGACAGGTGATCGAACTCTACCAGGCGGGTGCGCTGCGCGCCGCCCAAATCCCTCAGGTCGCCCCGGCGCCTTCCGCTGGCGCTTCCGGCCGCACGGTTACCTTGTACTAG
- a CDS encoding 4Fe-4S binding protein has translation MQLPQLRTFIQAASAILSNGYVGSLVTRYVNTNQLKGVCVPYLNCYACPSALYSCPIGTLQHFMAIRSVPYMLLGMIGLVGAITGRMACGWACPFGFFQELLHRFPSPKFQIPRAFRHVKWAVLAVTVLFVPWLTASTLFCKLCPAGGLLAAVPWVAWNPVNPFTGAPVLPVAPDIQYVAVVLGVAAFLVAFVFVKRIFCKMFCPMGAILALFNSISFVRLEMSPDCDDCSACNASCPMDLDVPVELNSTECIRCFECTKCGHVKIVTSLNARSRSDAEIVS, from the coding sequence ATGCAGTTGCCGCAGTTACGAACGTTCATCCAGGCCGCCAGCGCCATTTTGAGCAACGGATACGTTGGCTCCCTGGTCACGCGCTACGTGAACACCAATCAATTGAAAGGTGTATGCGTTCCGTATCTCAACTGCTATGCATGCCCGTCTGCTCTGTATTCGTGTCCGATCGGCACGCTGCAACATTTCATGGCCATACGTAGCGTGCCCTACATGTTGCTCGGCATGATCGGGCTGGTGGGAGCCATCACCGGACGCATGGCCTGCGGTTGGGCCTGCCCGTTCGGCTTCTTCCAAGAGTTGCTGCACCGCTTCCCATCGCCCAAATTCCAGATTCCCCGCGCATTCAGGCACGTGAAGTGGGCCGTGCTGGCCGTGACCGTGCTTTTCGTGCCATGGCTCACGGCCTCGACGCTCTTTTGCAAGCTCTGCCCGGCGGGTGGCCTCCTTGCCGCGGTGCCCTGGGTGGCGTGGAATCCCGTCAATCCGTTCACCGGCGCACCGGTCTTGCCTGTGGCGCCCGACATCCAGTATGTAGCGGTCGTACTCGGCGTGGCGGCGTTCCTGGTTGCGTTCGTGTTCGTGAAACGCATATTCTGCAAGATGTTCTGCCCTATGGGAGCGATTCTCGCGCTGTTCAACAGCATAAGTTTCGTCAGGCTCGAAATGTCGCCCGACTGCGACGACTGCTCCGCCTGCAACGCGAGTTGCCCCATGGACCTGGACGTGCCAGTGGAGCTCAACTCCACAGAGTGCATCCGCTGTTTCGAATGCACCAAGTGCGGCCATGTAAAGATTGTCACTTCGCTCAACGCCCGGAGCCGGTCGGATGCAGAAATCGTATCGTAG
- a CDS encoding LemA family protein: MIVKAYGKKFNLVQRTEPSSNNFQHYWDMLVERIPQLANYKFQIILALTCGSLLLACIIYFNMLTTADHAWQRSAGQVEVFMQRRNDISINLSKAVQGYSAYERTVMTEVVKLRSLIRPGDLKSGKLDDVLKGMRENQAAVGKDPVAGKDAAALMGSMVGLFAVAEQYPDLKLSANFQSLMAALIEVEKDLAQERVKLNEAIFAYAELTDHFPSRYFAALFGFKAPDYFKATQDARALNPVQF, translated from the coding sequence ATGATCGTGAAAGCGTACGGCAAGAAATTCAATCTTGTCCAGCGCACCGAGCCATCCTCCAACAACTTCCAGCACTACTGGGACATGCTGGTTGAGCGCATCCCGCAGCTTGCGAACTACAAGTTTCAGATCATACTCGCCCTCACCTGCGGATCGCTGCTGCTGGCCTGCATCATCTACTTCAACATGCTCACCACCGCCGACCACGCCTGGCAACGCAGCGCGGGACAGGTTGAAGTGTTCATGCAGCGTCGCAACGACATTTCCATCAACCTCTCCAAGGCCGTGCAGGGTTACTCCGCCTACGAGCGGACGGTGATGACCGAGGTCGTCAAACTGCGCAGCCTGATCCGCCCCGGCGACCTCAAAAGCGGCAAACTGGACGATGTGCTCAAAGGCATGCGGGAAAACCAGGCCGCGGTCGGCAAGGACCCGGTCGCGGGCAAGGACGCCGCCGCCCTCATGGGCAGCATGGTCGGCCTGTTCGCGGTGGCTGAACAATACCCGGACCTGAAACTCTCCGCCAACTTCCAGAGCCTTATGGCCGCCCTCATCGAAGTCGAGAAGGACCTCGCCCAGGAGCGCGTCAAGCTCAACGAGGCCATCTTCGCCTACGCCGAACTGACGGACCACTTCCCTTCGCGCTATTTCGCGGCGCTCTTCGGCTTCAAGGCCCCCGATTATTTCAAGGCAACTCAGGACGCCAGGGCGCTTAACCCCGTGCAGTTCTAA
- the mamA gene encoding magnetosome protein MamA, whose amino-acid sequence MSKGDRSKSEFPEEDILEDVAEPVEAADEDEQPEPPKKGKAKPKKPRREEESGVGESPSLYLHSALLLSGRLLNRMLNWYNSIFSLTPKDKAKMYRNLSRRAIVAGEPSEAIRYLKEWAKNDRTDVEPVYQMGVALSMMGDYARATGAFDKVLKLRPNHVMAAYRKSAVLLKLKKFPEAAENLERVVEAMADDARAYYLLGLAYEGMGNLEKGVAAMSKAVELDPEEIKYHQHLGFMNVRRDDHKTAAEHFTKVMELEREHNGEES is encoded by the coding sequence ATGAGTAAGGGCGATCGCAGCAAGAGCGAGTTTCCCGAAGAGGATATTCTCGAGGACGTGGCCGAACCCGTGGAGGCGGCCGACGAGGACGAACAGCCCGAGCCCCCCAAGAAGGGCAAGGCAAAGCCGAAGAAACCGCGCCGCGAGGAAGAATCCGGCGTGGGAGAATCGCCCAGCCTGTACCTGCATTCCGCGCTGCTCCTGAGCGGCAGGCTGCTCAACAGGATGCTCAACTGGTACAACAGCATCTTCAGCCTGACCCCCAAGGACAAGGCCAAGATGTACCGGAACCTGAGCCGCCGCGCCATCGTTGCCGGCGAGCCCTCCGAGGCCATCCGCTACCTGAAGGAGTGGGCCAAGAACGATCGAACCGACGTGGAACCCGTCTATCAGATGGGCGTGGCGCTCTCCATGATGGGCGACTACGCGCGGGCCACCGGCGCTTTCGACAAGGTGCTCAAGCTGCGCCCCAACCACGTCATGGCCGCCTACCGCAAGAGCGCGGTGCTGCTCAAACTCAAGAAGTTCCCCGAAGCCGCCGAGAACCTCGAGCGCGTGGTGGAGGCCATGGCCGACGACGCCCGCGCCTATTATCTGCTCGGCCTGGCCTACGAGGGCATGGGCAACCTGGAGAAGGGCGTGGCCGCCATGAGCAAGGCCGTGGAACTGGACCCGGAAGAGATCAAGTACCACCAGCACCTGGGCTTCATGAACGTCCGCCGCGACGACCACAAGACGGCGGCGGAGCACTTCACCAAGGTCATGGAGCTGGAGCGCGAGCACAACGGGGAAGAGTCCTGA
- a CDS encoding EAL and HDOD domain-containing protein produces the protein MLVPQSACAPGNATGMDLAPSAAQPSRGNGGVGGNQLTIVDIPFPLLDDGLLAELPPADTVLSLRPDDATSTETLARARAAKARGFRFMLSRCRRETKVGAFIPLCEFLSIDFASDHGINLDIVKALKRYSLTAAASNLASWEEFDLAVRCGFDLFGGSFFHKVELGSNKVKTLPQVKLNLMRQLSKSIDEIDINEVIKTVSLDANLCIQLLRMVNSAAFSLPSPVDSISHAVRVLGMAALKQWISVAMLSELDSSDKGQELMFRALHRATFLSQLSQAGALQGMDTDRLFLLGMLSCADALFGVEMVDLTTELQLPEDLSDALCAKQQSEWAWVVSMLQAIEDNRPEEARRHVVFRGLDPMLTARLYMSSCRLVDCMLKGLA, from the coding sequence ATGCTGGTGCCACAAAGCGCGTGCGCCCCGGGAAATGCCACAGGCATGGACCTCGCGCCCTCGGCGGCGCAACCCTCCAGGGGCAACGGCGGTGTGGGCGGCAACCAGTTGACCATTGTGGACATCCCCTTCCCGCTCCTGGACGATGGACTCCTGGCTGAACTCCCACCAGCGGACACCGTGCTCAGCCTGAGGCCGGACGACGCGACATCCACGGAAACGCTTGCCCGCGCGAGGGCGGCCAAGGCTCGCGGCTTCCGCTTCATGCTCTCTCGCTGCAGACGCGAGACCAAAGTTGGCGCGTTCATTCCCCTGTGCGAGTTTCTGAGCATCGACTTCGCCAGCGACCACGGCATCAACCTCGACATCGTCAAGGCGCTCAAGCGCTACAGTCTCACGGCGGCCGCAAGCAACCTCGCCTCCTGGGAGGAATTCGATCTTGCCGTTCGCTGCGGGTTCGACCTTTTCGGCGGGTCGTTCTTCCACAAGGTGGAGCTGGGAAGCAACAAGGTGAAAACCCTTCCGCAGGTCAAGCTCAACCTCATGCGGCAGCTCTCCAAGAGCATTGACGAGATCGACATCAACGAGGTCATCAAGACCGTATCGCTTGATGCCAATCTGTGCATCCAATTGTTGCGCATGGTGAACTCCGCCGCCTTTTCCTTGCCATCACCTGTTGACTCCATCAGCCACGCTGTCCGGGTGCTCGGCATGGCGGCTTTGAAGCAGTGGATCAGCGTCGCCATGCTCTCCGAGCTGGATTCCAGCGACAAGGGGCAGGAGTTGATGTTCCGCGCACTGCACCGCGCCACCTTCCTGAGCCAGCTCTCGCAGGCAGGAGCCCTGCAGGGCATGGACACCGACCGGCTCTTTCTGTTAGGCATGTTGTCTTGCGCCGATGCGCTTTTTGGCGTGGAAATGGTGGATTTGACGACAGAACTCCAATTGCCTGAAGACTTGTCCGACGCTCTTTGCGCAAAGCAGCAGTCGGAATGGGCCTGGGTCGTCTCCATGCTTCAGGCGATTGAAGACAACAGACCCGAAGAAGCGCGACGGCATGTGGTGTTCAGGGGGCTTGACCCCATGCTGACCGCGCGACTCTACATGTCATCCTGTCGTCTCGTGGACTGCATGCTCAAGGGACTTGCCTAG
- a CDS encoding PDZ domain-containing protein, which produces MTDRESQEPRHNAADPREMQKAFLWAGALMFVCILAMLVILLKFTGVGAPGSKSGEDGTELRLAAQAAGQAQPAHQIITLPSGLGNQQMQLIDTPLPSGFGNQQMQLIAQSGVYLGLGLSDLQPTPGQQSPGGAYVTTVIPGSPGQKAGIEVGDVLLSIDRTALMTPADLGGILSGKRAGDVIKAVYSRNGVITSAHITLANVPLGASVGDPGDSVWLGADIQNIDAIIRIQFNLPDANGVIVSYVAPRSPAETAGLATGDVIKRIGETRISDVKQLSGIIAKSAPGQQLRMVVERGAKPMNVTVTLSRRPPPPAVVPMVAPPDITIEATWIGMGTAELTGKDVSALGLPPGTKGILVTDVEGRAMAAGFQSGDVILAVNNVPTPTMDAFVGAASQQAGAVAEILRAGKHMFLSVPPPGFTAQGTQLNAGTNQKFQQVAATRPAMVGVLVQHKTVDSAVGSEGVSNGLIIVDEARRTYAIVELKRDSMLPPLLQQLGVAALICADVTPQTANVLNSSRIAVYSGVSGTVLGAVNLYEQQGLVPYGGK; this is translated from the coding sequence ATGACAGACAGAGAAAGCCAGGAACCTCGGCACAACGCCGCGGACCCCCGAGAAATGCAGAAGGCGTTTCTCTGGGCGGGCGCGTTGATGTTCGTCTGCATACTGGCAATGCTTGTGATTCTCTTGAAGTTCACAGGCGTCGGTGCGCCCGGGAGCAAAAGCGGCGAAGACGGAACCGAGCTCAGACTGGCCGCGCAGGCAGCCGGACAGGCGCAGCCCGCACACCAGATCATCACCCTCCCGTCCGGCCTGGGCAATCAGCAGATGCAGCTCATCGACACGCCCCTACCCTCGGGCTTTGGCAACCAGCAGATGCAACTCATCGCCCAAAGCGGCGTGTACCTTGGCCTGGGCCTTTCCGACCTGCAGCCTACGCCCGGTCAGCAGTCTCCCGGCGGGGCTTACGTCACGACCGTCATCCCCGGCTCGCCGGGCCAGAAGGCCGGCATCGAGGTCGGCGACGTGCTGCTCTCCATCGACCGCACCGCGCTCATGACCCCGGCGGATCTCGGCGGCATCCTCTCCGGAAAGCGCGCGGGCGACGTGATCAAGGCTGTCTACTCGCGCAACGGCGTCATCACGAGCGCCCACATCACCCTTGCCAACGTTCCCCTCGGGGCCTCGGTGGGCGACCCCGGCGATTCGGTGTGGCTGGGCGCAGACATCCAGAACATCGACGCGATCATACGCATCCAGTTCAACCTTCCCGACGCTAACGGCGTCATCGTAAGCTACGTGGCGCCGCGGTCTCCGGCCGAAACGGCCGGCCTCGCCACGGGCGACGTCATCAAACGCATAGGCGAGACGCGCATCAGCGACGTCAAGCAGCTCTCCGGAATCATCGCCAAGAGCGCACCGGGCCAGCAACTGCGCATGGTGGTCGAACGCGGCGCAAAGCCCATGAACGTCACCGTGACCTTGTCGCGGCGGCCTCCCCCGCCTGCGGTGGTGCCCATGGTCGCCCCGCCGGACATCACCATCGAGGCCACCTGGATCGGCATGGGCACGGCGGAACTCACCGGCAAGGACGTTTCGGCCCTGGGGCTCCCCCCCGGCACCAAGGGCATCCTGGTCACCGACGTGGAAGGCCGGGCCATGGCCGCTGGTTTCCAGAGCGGCGACGTGATCCTGGCGGTCAACAACGTGCCCACCCCGACCATGGACGCCTTCGTCGGCGCGGCCAGCCAGCAAGCCGGCGCCGTGGCGGAGATACTTCGCGCGGGAAAGCACATGTTCCTTTCCGTGCCGCCTCCGGGCTTCACGGCGCAGGGCACGCAGCTCAACGCCGGAACCAACCAGAAGTTCCAGCAGGTCGCGGCCACGCGACCGGCCATGGTGGGCGTGCTGGTCCAGCACAAGACCGTGGACTCGGCCGTGGGCTCCGAAGGCGTGAGCAACGGCCTCATCATCGTGGACGAGGCCAGGCGCACCTACGCCATCGTGGAGCTCAAGCGCGACAGCATGCTGCCCCCCCTGCTGCAGCAGCTGGGCGTGGCGGCGCTCATCTGCGCCGACGTGACGCCCCAGACGGCCAACGTGCTGAACAGCTCGCGCATCGCCGTGTACAGCGGGGTTTCAGGAACCGTTCTCGGCGCCGTCAACCTCTACGAGCAGCAGGGCCTGGTCCCCTACGGCGGCAAATAG
- a CDS encoding cation diffusion facilitator family transporter: MKYKACERCFRSVGMVNIIGNVMMIVLKAYLGVVGGSKGLIADAIHSVADLLATFVMIIGMRLSAQKPDEDYPDGYGKTEYMIAICIYLFLFVIGLYIMHDGYVTIIEKKIVHPCWFALWGAFFAIAINELMFRQSVCAGTQAGSPSMIAKAWESRSDVYASIAVLIGILGAMMGFSWMDPLAALIVGVVIIKLCIESIYESVLKLMDQAAEGDEPDEARAAIEKELPEAALHKLVARELGPVLDMRIWLAIDPAMTMEEAEALKAKAERVIRAAVKRNKMKLSVNLVPAGSEG, encoded by the coding sequence ATGAAGTACAAAGCCTGCGAGCGTTGCTTCCGTTCCGTCGGAATGGTGAACATCATCGGAAACGTGATGATGATCGTGCTGAAGGCCTACCTTGGTGTGGTAGGCGGCAGCAAAGGTCTCATCGCGGACGCCATCCATTCCGTGGCGGACCTTTTGGCTACCTTCGTCATGATCATCGGCATGCGCCTTTCGGCTCAAAAGCCCGACGAGGACTATCCGGACGGCTACGGCAAGACCGAATACATGATCGCGATCTGCATCTATCTGTTCCTTTTCGTGATCGGCCTCTACATCATGCACGACGGCTACGTGACCATCATCGAAAAGAAGATCGTGCACCCGTGCTGGTTCGCGCTCTGGGGCGCTTTCTTCGCCATCGCCATCAACGAGTTGATGTTCCGCCAGAGCGTCTGCGCCGGAACACAGGCGGGCAGCCCTTCCATGATCGCCAAGGCCTGGGAGAGCCGCTCGGACGTTTACGCCTCCATCGCCGTGCTCATCGGCATCCTCGGGGCCATGATGGGCTTTTCCTGGATGGACCCTCTGGCTGCGCTGATCGTTGGCGTTGTCATCATCAAACTGTGCATCGAGTCCATCTACGAATCCGTGCTGAAGCTCATGGACCAGGCGGCAGAGGGCGACGAACCCGACGAGGCCAGGGCCGCCATCGAGAAGGAACTGCCCGAGGCGGCGTTGCACAAGCTCGTGGCGCGAGAACTCGGCCCCGTGCTCGACATGAGAATCTGGCTGGCCATCGACCCCGCCATGACCATGGAAGAGGCCGAAGCCCTCAAGGCCAAGGCCGAACGGGTGATCCGGGCCGCCGTCAAACGCAACAAGATGAAGCTTTCCGTCAATCTGGTTCCCGCCGGGAGCGAAGGGTAG